From Myxococcus stipitatus, one genomic window encodes:
- a CDS encoding alpha/beta fold hydrolase, which yields MGDWGWVVWVLVAGLVLALGNVLWVVLVRRWYRLRTPLPQALKARCADGWELTVHVRRAPKRRFEEPVLLCHGLAANRFTFDFEPPYSVAHYLAEAGFDCFSVEWRGTGHSRLPPPGRRYTDFTIDDHVHQDGPALIELALRETGAKRAFWLGHSLGGLVGYAVAQGPEGAKLAGLLTLGAPVHFKSEPFLRTLISLGVRAAWPGRLRQEWMSASLAPFLGYVTLPLSDLVVNPLHIPPRIQRQVYANMMSSMSRKVLLQFQDWIEHDAFRSFDRATDWRAGISRLQLPLLVMGGSADRLATAENVESQYALVTSQDRTLHVFGRDHGDKMDYGHGDLIFGSGAPQEVYPLIRDWLVRHATDVSASEQKAPEAPASSG from the coding sequence ATGGGAGACTGGGGCTGGGTCGTGTGGGTGCTGGTCGCTGGACTCGTCCTGGCGCTCGGGAATGTGCTGTGGGTCGTGCTGGTTCGGCGCTGGTATCGGCTGCGCACGCCCCTGCCCCAGGCGCTCAAGGCCCGGTGCGCGGACGGCTGGGAGCTGACGGTCCACGTGCGACGGGCCCCGAAGCGGCGCTTCGAGGAGCCGGTGTTGTTGTGCCATGGGCTCGCGGCCAACCGCTTCACCTTCGACTTCGAGCCGCCGTACTCCGTGGCGCACTACCTGGCCGAGGCGGGCTTCGACTGCTTCAGCGTGGAGTGGCGAGGCACGGGGCATTCGCGCCTGCCGCCCCCGGGTCGCAGGTACACGGACTTCACCATCGACGACCACGTCCACCAGGACGGGCCGGCGCTCATCGAACTGGCGCTGCGGGAGACCGGGGCGAAGCGGGCGTTCTGGCTCGGCCACTCCCTGGGGGGATTGGTGGGCTACGCGGTCGCGCAGGGCCCCGAGGGAGCGAAGCTCGCGGGGCTGCTCACGCTCGGCGCGCCGGTGCACTTCAAGTCGGAGCCCTTCCTGCGCACGCTCATCTCCCTGGGCGTGCGCGCGGCGTGGCCCGGGCGGCTGAGGCAGGAGTGGATGAGCGCCAGCCTCGCGCCCTTCCTCGGCTACGTGACGCTGCCGCTGTCGGACCTCGTGGTGAACCCGCTGCACATCCCCCCGCGCATCCAGCGGCAGGTCTACGCGAACATGATGTCGTCGATGAGCCGCAAGGTGCTCCTCCAGTTCCAGGACTGGATCGAACACGACGCGTTCCGCTCCTTCGACCGCGCCACGGACTGGCGCGCCGGCATCTCCCGGCTCCAGCTCCCCTTGCTCGTCATGGGCGGGAGCGCGGACCGGCTGGCCACCGCGGAGAACGTGGAGAGCCAGTACGCGCTGGTCACCTCCCAGGACCGGACCCTGCACGTCTTCGGCAGGGACCATGGCGACAAGATGGACTACGGCCACGGCGACCTCATCTTCGGCAGCGGCGCCCCGCAGGAGGTCTACCCTCTCATCCGGGACTGGCTGGTGCGCCATGCGACCGACGTGTCGGCGTCCGAGCAGAAGGCCCCGGAGGCCCCCGCGTCGTCGGGCTGA
- a CDS encoding CinA family nicotinamide mononucleotide deamidase-related protein, whose amino-acid sequence MRVELLCTGDELVTGLITDTNSAWLEARLFDLGVKVERVTLVGDVRPDITQALLEAASRADVVVVSGGLGPTSDDFTLECAAAAAGVPLEEDARVLGWLRERYAARGAPINPSALRMARIPRGAEPVRNPEGSAPLVALTLGRCRLFFLPGVPREFRALSDGVVLPRIQAELASRPGRVFRSFRLLRTVGIPESELDLAVAPLAPLHPRVVFGFRTHAPENHLKLMAEALSQGEADAALAGAEADSRRVLGARVFGADSEEYVPVLLGLLRRAGATLATAESCTGGLIAQRITEIAGASDVFVGGAVVYAEKMKSAWVGVPPEVLARHSAVSAQTALAMAEGVRAACGATYGLSVTGYAGPGGGTPEDPVGTVYCGLAAPGLPTRVDRLSLSGDRGRVRLFAASHSLEMLRQHLLTVAARS is encoded by the coding sequence ATGCGCGTCGAGCTGCTGTGTACGGGTGACGAACTGGTCACCGGCCTCATCACGGATACGAACAGTGCCTGGCTGGAAGCGCGCCTGTTCGACCTGGGCGTGAAGGTCGAGCGCGTGACGCTCGTGGGCGACGTGCGGCCCGACATCACCCAGGCGCTGCTGGAGGCCGCCTCCCGCGCGGACGTGGTCGTGGTGTCCGGCGGGCTGGGGCCCACCTCGGACGACTTCACCCTCGAGTGCGCGGCCGCGGCGGCCGGAGTCCCGCTGGAGGAGGACGCGCGGGTGCTCGGCTGGCTGCGCGAGCGGTATGCCGCGCGAGGGGCCCCCATCAACCCGAGCGCCCTGCGCATGGCGCGCATCCCCCGGGGCGCCGAGCCGGTGCGCAATCCAGAGGGCTCGGCCCCTCTGGTCGCGCTCACGCTCGGCCGTTGTCGGCTGTTCTTCCTGCCAGGGGTCCCACGGGAGTTTCGCGCGCTGTCGGACGGCGTCGTGCTGCCGCGCATCCAGGCGGAGCTGGCGTCGCGGCCGGGGCGTGTCTTCCGCTCCTTCCGCTTGTTGCGCACGGTGGGCATCCCGGAGTCCGAGCTGGACCTGGCCGTGGCGCCCCTGGCTCCACTCCATCCGCGCGTGGTGTTCGGCTTCCGGACGCATGCGCCGGAGAACCACCTCAAGTTGATGGCGGAGGCCCTCTCCCAGGGGGAGGCCGACGCCGCGCTGGCCGGCGCCGAGGCCGACAGTCGTCGGGTGCTCGGCGCGCGGGTCTTCGGCGCGGACTCGGAGGAGTACGTCCCGGTTCTGCTCGGGCTGCTTCGTCGCGCGGGCGCCACGCTGGCCACGGCGGAGAGCTGCACGGGAGGGCTCATCGCCCAGCGCATCACGGAGATAGCGGGGGCCAGCGACGTCTTCGTCGGCGGGGCGGTGGTGTACGCGGAGAAGATGAAGTCCGCCTGGGTCGGCGTCCCGCCGGAGGTCCTCGCGCGTCATTCCGCCGTCTCCGCGCAGACGGCGCTCGCGATGGCCGAGGGAGTCCGGGCCGCGTGTGGCGCCACGTATGGCCTGTCCGTCACGGGATACGCGGGGCCGGGTGGAGGCACGCCCGAGGACCCCGTGGGCACCGTGTACTGTGGCCTCGCCGCGCCGGGGCTGCCCACCCGGGTGGACCGCCTGTCGCTTTCAGGGGACAGGGGCCGCGTGCGCCTCTTCGCTGCTTCCCATTCGCTGGAGATGCTGCGGCAGCACCTGCTGACCGTCGCCGCCCGCTCATGA
- the ltaE gene encoding low-specificity L-threonine aldolase yields MQPIDFRSDTVTRPTPAMRRAIADAEVGDDVYGEDPTVSRLEARIAERLGLEAALFVPSGTQANQLAIGTHCRPGDEVLTESGSHILHYEGGAVPALWGVQPAPLPGARGLLTPDVVAAAVREENIHNPRTRLLSLENTHNRGGGTVWPLERFRAVVEAARAAGLAVHLDGARLFNAQVATGVPASSWAKLTDTTAVCFSKGLGAPVGSALVGRADLIREARRLRKRLGGAMRQAGVLAAAALYALEHHVDRLAEDHANAKRLATGLAELPGVKVDVAHVETNILVAQFPRPATETVALLARHGVLVNTAGGPHALRLVTHLDVSAEDIEEALRRIRRAVA; encoded by the coding sequence ATGCAGCCCATCGATTTCCGCTCCGACACCGTCACCCGTCCAACGCCCGCCATGCGCCGCGCCATCGCGGACGCGGAGGTGGGGGACGACGTCTATGGCGAGGACCCCACGGTGTCGCGCCTGGAGGCGCGCATCGCCGAGCGGCTGGGCCTGGAGGCGGCCCTCTTCGTGCCCTCCGGGACGCAGGCCAACCAGCTCGCCATCGGGACGCACTGCCGCCCGGGGGACGAGGTGTTGACGGAGTCGGGCAGCCACATCCTCCACTACGAGGGCGGCGCCGTGCCCGCGCTGTGGGGCGTGCAGCCCGCGCCGCTGCCGGGCGCGCGCGGCCTGCTGACGCCCGACGTCGTCGCGGCGGCGGTGCGCGAGGAGAACATCCACAACCCTCGCACGCGCCTGCTGTCGCTGGAGAACACGCACAACAGGGGCGGCGGGACGGTGTGGCCGCTGGAGCGTTTCCGCGCGGTGGTGGAGGCGGCGCGAGCGGCGGGGCTCGCGGTCCACCTGGATGGCGCGCGCCTGTTCAACGCGCAGGTCGCCACGGGGGTGCCGGCGTCGTCGTGGGCGAAGCTGACGGACACCACGGCGGTGTGCTTCTCCAAGGGGCTGGGCGCGCCGGTGGGGTCGGCGCTGGTGGGCCGCGCGGACCTCATCCGCGAGGCGCGCCGGCTGCGCAAGCGGCTCGGAGGCGCCATGCGGCAGGCGGGCGTCCTGGCGGCGGCGGCGCTGTACGCGCTGGAGCACCACGTGGACCGGCTCGCGGAGGACCACGCCAACGCGAAGCGGCTGGCCACGGGGCTGGCGGAGCTCCCGGGCGTGAAGGTCGACGTGGCCCACGTGGAGACCAACATCCTCGTCGCCCAGTTCCCGCGCCCGGCGACGGAGACGGTGGCGCTGCTCGCCCGCCACGGGGTGTTGGTGAACACGGCGGGCGGCCCGCACGCGCTGCGGCTGGTGACCCACCTGGATGTGTCGGCCGAGGACATCGAGGAGGCCCTGCGGCGCATCCGCCGCGCTGTTGCTTGA
- a CDS encoding M23 family metallopeptidase, producing MRRLPLFAFVSVCACSGPRAEQKMSFEELYSEPEPSTYRAPPPEPSAAPSGAGRGVRKAAPEPSAELQAALATFAERSKGFRRKVARGGTMPAGQAENWEQMNTLLDAFLARAVERTDARDVTRARGVLETELEQDGRTYGDMPGALAEAVVLRVGRLAVRMSELRRLEHPEGADGLPWLSWPVDPVTITSVFGQRWHPIRGEQRRHLGVDLAAKQGQLVYTAARGVVLRAGWNGDHGLQVEVQHDGRWLTRYSHLSRLLVEPGEVLDRGHAVGLAGETGLATGVHVHFELWRDGEVLDPLDALGDEEAPRPAAAPVARSGGES from the coding sequence GTGCGTCGACTCCCCCTGTTCGCCTTCGTCAGCGTCTGTGCCTGCTCCGGCCCCCGGGCCGAGCAGAAGATGAGCTTCGAGGAGCTCTACAGCGAGCCGGAGCCCTCCACGTACCGCGCGCCTCCGCCGGAGCCCTCGGCGGCCCCTTCTGGCGCGGGTCGAGGTGTCCGCAAGGCCGCGCCCGAGCCCTCCGCCGAACTCCAGGCCGCGCTCGCCACCTTCGCGGAGCGCTCCAAGGGGTTCCGCCGCAAGGTGGCCCGGGGCGGCACGATGCCCGCGGGGCAGGCGGAGAACTGGGAGCAGATGAACACCCTGCTCGACGCCTTCCTCGCGCGCGCCGTGGAGCGCACCGACGCCCGCGACGTGACGCGGGCCCGGGGCGTCCTGGAGACGGAGCTGGAGCAGGACGGCCGCACCTACGGCGACATGCCCGGGGCGCTGGCCGAGGCCGTCGTCCTGCGCGTGGGGCGGCTCGCGGTCCGCATGTCGGAGCTGCGCCGGCTGGAGCACCCGGAGGGCGCGGACGGACTGCCCTGGCTGTCCTGGCCGGTGGATCCGGTGACCATCACCAGCGTCTTCGGTCAGCGCTGGCACCCCATCCGCGGGGAGCAGCGCCGGCACCTGGGCGTGGACCTCGCCGCGAAGCAGGGGCAGCTCGTCTACACCGCCGCCAGGGGCGTCGTGCTGCGTGCGGGCTGGAATGGCGACCATGGCCTCCAGGTGGAGGTCCAGCACGACGGTCGCTGGCTGACGCGCTACAGCCACCTGTCCCGCCTGCTCGTGGAGCCAGGAGAGGTCCTGGACCGGGGCCACGCCGTGGGGCTGGCCGGTGAGACGGGCCTGGCCACCGGCGTCCACGTGCACTTCGAGCTGTGGCGCGACGGCGAGGTCCTCGACCCCCTGGACGCGCTCGGCGACGAGGAGGCTCCACGCCCGGCGGCGGCGCCCGTCGCCCGGAGCGGCGGGGAGTCCTGA
- the def gene encoding peptide deformylase, with amino-acid sequence MVREILIWPDPILKQKAKPVAKVDDSVRALVKDMFETMYAADGVGLAAPQVGVLQRIIVLDTTPRQPESKPLAMINPEIIAMEGETTYTEGCLSIPGESEDVDRAAFVTVKYLDVDGNEQTLRCDELLAIAVQHETDHLNGTVFVDHVSTLKREIIRKRMKRLKSSREDGARASASR; translated from the coding sequence ATGGTTCGTGAGATCCTGATCTGGCCCGACCCCATCCTGAAGCAGAAGGCCAAGCCGGTGGCCAAGGTGGACGACTCCGTCCGCGCCCTGGTGAAGGACATGTTCGAGACGATGTACGCCGCGGACGGCGTGGGCCTGGCCGCACCCCAGGTGGGCGTGCTCCAGCGCATCATCGTCCTGGACACGACTCCCCGGCAGCCCGAGTCCAAGCCGCTGGCGATGATCAACCCGGAGATCATCGCCATGGAGGGCGAGACGACCTACACGGAGGGGTGCCTCTCCATCCCCGGTGAGTCCGAGGACGTGGACCGCGCGGCCTTCGTCACCGTGAAGTACCTGGACGTGGACGGCAACGAGCAGACGCTGCGCTGCGACGAGCTGCTCGCCATCGCCGTGCAGCACGAGACGGACCACCTGAACGGCACCGTCTTCGTGGACCACGTCTCCACGCTCAAGCGTGAAATCATCCGCAAGCGGATGAAGCGCCTCAAGTCCTCGCGCGAGGACGGGGCGCGCGCTTCGGCTTCGCGTTAG
- the pssA gene encoding CDP-diacylglycerol--serine O-phosphatidyltransferase has protein sequence MKLRKLMFVLPNLFTVTSIFCGFYALTLCAGEAGPVQLYQAALAIFFAMFFDGFDGRVARLTKTQSDFGVQLDSLADVVSFGAAPSLLVYKWALEPLGFVGLFIAFSFAACGALRLARFNVLAARNPHGGGGRFFVGLPIPIAAGMLVSVIISHHAASHGEPLHAAASVPVAVAVAGLSLLMVSTVRYRTFKDARPNRKSAAVFMLLVLGGVAIATQYHPAWVLVACCGAYLALGLVESAFQVRSHLAARKLAGSSVVAAAVIDDEDDDEDAAEGGPAAGGSGPAFL, from the coding sequence ATGAAGTTGCGGAAACTGATGTTCGTGCTGCCGAACCTCTTCACCGTCACGTCCATCTTCTGTGGCTTCTATGCCCTGACCCTCTGCGCGGGGGAGGCGGGGCCCGTCCAGCTGTATCAGGCCGCGCTGGCCATCTTCTTCGCGATGTTCTTCGACGGCTTCGACGGCCGTGTCGCGCGCCTGACGAAGACGCAGAGCGACTTCGGCGTGCAGCTCGACAGCCTCGCGGACGTCGTCTCGTTCGGGGCGGCGCCGTCGTTGCTCGTCTACAAGTGGGCGTTGGAGCCCCTGGGCTTCGTGGGCCTGTTCATCGCCTTCTCCTTCGCCGCCTGCGGCGCGCTGCGCCTGGCGCGCTTCAACGTCCTGGCGGCGCGCAACCCGCACGGTGGCGGTGGCCGCTTCTTCGTGGGCCTGCCCATCCCCATCGCCGCGGGCATGCTGGTGTCGGTCATCATCTCCCACCACGCGGCCTCGCACGGCGAGCCCCTCCACGCGGCGGCCTCCGTGCCGGTGGCGGTGGCCGTCGCGGGGCTGTCGCTGCTGATGGTCTCCACCGTGCGCTACCGCACCTTCAAGGACGCGCGCCCCAACCGGAAGAGCGCGGCGGTGTTCATGCTGCTGGTGCTCGGAGGCGTGGCCATCGCCACGCAGTACCACCCGGCCTGGGTGCTGGTGGCGTGCTGTGGCGCGTACCTCGCGCTGGGACTGGTGGAGTCCGCGTTCCAGGTCCGCAGCCACCTGGCCGCGCGCAAGCTGGCGGGCTCCTCGGTGGTCGCCGCCGCCGTCATCGACGACGAGGATGACGACGAGGACGCCGCCGAAGGTGGCCCCGCGGCGGGCGGCAGCGGCCCCGCGTTCCTCTGA
- a CDS encoding HU family DNA-binding protein produces the protein MTKAELVEVVAAQTRLTKKSAAQILDIVFTNIGKAVKKDARFSYPGFGTWSVRSRKARKIRNPQTNEMMKLKASKTIGFRPAKELKNSL, from the coding sequence ATGACCAAGGCAGAGCTCGTCGAGGTGGTGGCGGCGCAGACACGTCTCACCAAGAAGTCCGCGGCGCAGATCCTCGACATCGTCTTCACCAACATCGGCAAGGCGGTGAAGAAGGACGCGCGCTTCAGCTATCCCGGCTTCGGCACCTGGTCGGTGCGTTCCCGCAAGGCGCGGAAGATTCGCAACCCGCAGACCAACGAGATGATGAAGCTGAAGGCGTCGAAGACCATCGGCTTCCGGCCGGCCAAGGAGCTGAAGAACTCGCTGTAG